CGACCTGGAGTCGTACGCCGGACAGGCCGGTCCGCCTGCCGGGATCCTGGCCCACGAGGCGCTCCGCGTCGAGCAGCACCGTCCGCGCCTCGGCTTCGAGACCGATCACCGCACCATTCCGCACGAGCTCGGCTGGATCGGCACCGCCGTGCATCTGCAGAAGGGCTGCTACCGGGGCCAGGAGACGGTCGCCCGGGTCCAGAACCTCGGCAAGCCGCCCCGCCGCCTGGTCTTCCTCCACCTCGACGGCAGCGAGGTCCACCTGCCCGCCGCGGGCACCGAACTCCGCGTCGCCGACGAGGCGCCCGACGGCCGGAAGATCGGCTTCATCACCACGTCCGCACGCCACCACGAACTCGGCCCGGTCGCCCTGGCGTTGGTGAAGCGCAACGTCCCGGTGGACGCCCCGCTGCTGGCGGGCTCCACGGCGGCGGCGCAGGAACTCGTCGTCGAGCCCTAGCGGGGAGCCGTCCCGGACCGGTCCCGGACCGGTCCCGGACAGGCCTCGGACCGGCTGTTCCGGGCAGGTCCCGGACCGGCCGCCCCGGGCGGGACGCCGACGAGCCGGGACCAGCCCCGGACCAGTGCCAGACCAGTTCCGGACCAGCCCTAGACCTCGATCAGGACCGTGAACGGGCCGTCGTTCGTCAGCGACACCCGCATCCGCGCACCGAAGCGGCCCGTCGCCACGGTGGCCCCGAGGGCACGCAGCTGCGCCACGACCTCGTCGACGAGCGGTTCGGCGACGGGGCCCGGCGCGGCCGCGTTCCAGGTGGGCCGGCGGCCCTTGCGCGCGTCGCCGTACAGCGTGAACTGGCTGATCACCAGCAGCGGGGCGGC
The window above is part of the Streptomyces sp. NBC_00425 genome. Proteins encoded here:
- the dtd gene encoding D-aminoacyl-tRNA deacylase; amino-acid sequence: MRAVVQRVDGASVVVDGETVGEISGEGLCVLVGVTHDDTAQKAAQLARKLWSVRMLHDEKSCSDIAAPLLVISQFTLYGDARKGRRPTWNAAAPGPVAEPLVDEVVAQLRALGATVATGRFGARMRVSLTNDGPFTVLIEV